The Roseococcus microcysteis genome contains a region encoding:
- a CDS encoding NAD-dependent epimerase/dehydratase family protein, with protein MGRILVTGAAGFIGAHLCQALLARGEAVLGLDNFNAYYDPSLKQARLAALTGQAPADRFRMARLDLADHEAVLALLRENPDIDRVAHLGAQAGVRWSLEAPFAYTAANVTGHLSVLEAVRRAEGRIRHVVYASTSSVYGSRTDGAFRETDRVDRPASLYAATKLADEAMSSAYADLFGLSLTGLRFFTVYGPWGRPDMAYWLFTEAMLAGRPIQLFNEGRMLRDFTYVDDIVQGVMAALDNPAPGGGHRLYNIGNNRPEQLLDLVAILEELLGVRAQRVLKPMQPGDVPATYADISAMRRDFGWAPTTDLRTGLTRFVTWWRAYFGDGPGRA; from the coding sequence ATGGGCAGGATTCTCGTCACGGGGGCGGCCGGGTTCATCGGGGCGCATCTCTGCCAGGCGTTGCTGGCACGGGGCGAGGCGGTGCTCGGCCTCGACAATTTCAACGCCTATTATGACCCTTCGCTGAAGCAGGCGCGCCTCGCGGCGCTGACCGGCCAGGCGCCGGCGGACCGGTTCCGGATGGCCCGCCTGGACCTCGCCGACCATGAGGCGGTGCTGGCGCTGCTGCGGGAGAACCCCGACATTGACCGCGTGGCCCATCTGGGCGCCCAGGCGGGCGTGCGCTGGTCGCTGGAGGCGCCCTTCGCCTACACCGCCGCCAACGTCACGGGGCACCTCTCGGTGCTGGAGGCGGTGCGCCGGGCGGAAGGGCGAATCCGGCATGTCGTCTATGCCTCCACCAGTTCGGTCTATGGCAGCCGCACCGATGGCGCCTTCCGCGAGACGGACCGCGTGGACCGCCCCGCCTCGCTCTACGCCGCGACCAAGCTGGCCGATGAGGCGATGAGCAGCGCCTATGCGGACCTGTTCGGCCTGTCGCTCACGGGGCTGCGCTTCTTCACCGTCTATGGCCCCTGGGGGCGGCCGGACATGGCCTATTGGCTGTTCACCGAGGCCATGCTGGCCGGGCGGCCCATCCAGCTCTTCAACGAGGGGCGGATGCTGCGCGACTTCACCTATGTGGACGATATCGTCCAGGGCGTGATGGCCGCGCTGGACAACCCGGCGCCGGGCGGCGGGCACCGGCTCTACAACATCGGGAACAATCGGCCGGAACAGCTGCTCGACCTCGTCGCCATCCTGGAGGAATTGCTGGGCGTGCGGGCCCAGCGCGTGCTGAAGCCCATGCAGCCGGGCGATGTGCCCGCCACCTATGCCGACATCTCCGCGATGCGGCGGGATTTCGGCTGGGCCCCCACCACCGACCTGCGCACCGGGCTGACGCGCTTCGTCACCTGGTGGCGTGCTTATTTCGGCGATGGCCCCGGAAG
- a CDS encoding UDP-glucose dehydrogenase family protein → MRIAILGAGYVGLVSAACFAEFGTEVTLVDTDAGRISMLREGRMPIYEPGLEALVTDNVREGRLSFTQDLAAAMQGAEAVFLAVGTPTRRGDGHADLTYVFAAAEEVARTATKPLVLVTKSTVPVGTGREVKRRVQAVRPDLDIAVASNPEFLREGAAIGDFMRPDRVVIGVEDGEAGARAEAVLRRLYRPLFLIETPMVATRLETAEIIKYAANAFLAMKISFINEVADLCEAAGGDVHDVARGIGLDGRIGRKFLHAGPGYGGSCFPKDTLAFARSAQDFGTPLRLIETTIAVNDSRKMAMADRVIRACGGNVDGKVIAILGLTFKPETDDMRDAPSLEIIPRLVAAGAHIRAHDPEGMDAARRLLPATVEYTSGALNAAQGADAVVLLTEWNEYRNIAPTKLRNMMRGDLLLDLRNVYDPPAMREAGFTYHSIGRP, encoded by the coding sequence ATGCGTATCGCGATCCTCGGTGCCGGCTATGTCGGTCTCGTGTCGGCGGCCTGCTTTGCCGAATTCGGCACGGAAGTCACGCTGGTGGACACCGATGCCGGGCGGATCAGCATGCTGCGTGAGGGCCGCATGCCCATCTACGAGCCCGGGCTCGAAGCCCTGGTCACGGATAATGTGCGCGAGGGCCGCCTCTCCTTCACCCAGGACCTGGCCGCGGCCATGCAGGGGGCGGAGGCCGTCTTCCTGGCCGTCGGCACGCCCACCCGCCGCGGGGATGGCCATGCCGACCTCACCTATGTCTTCGCGGCCGCCGAGGAGGTGGCCCGCACCGCCACCAAGCCGCTGGTGCTGGTGACGAAGTCCACCGTGCCGGTGGGCACGGGGCGCGAGGTGAAGCGGCGCGTCCAGGCGGTGCGGCCCGACCTCGACATCGCCGTCGCCTCCAACCCCGAATTCCTGCGCGAGGGGGCCGCGATCGGTGACTTCATGCGCCCCGACCGTGTCGTGATCGGCGTGGAGGATGGCGAGGCGGGGGCGCGGGCCGAGGCGGTGCTGCGGCGCCTCTACCGTCCGCTCTTCCTCATCGAGACGCCCATGGTGGCCACGCGCCTCGAGACGGCCGAGATCATCAAATACGCCGCCAATGCCTTTCTCGCCATGAAGATCAGCTTCATCAACGAGGTGGCTGATCTGTGCGAGGCGGCGGGCGGCGATGTGCACGACGTGGCGCGCGGCATCGGCCTCGATGGCCGAATCGGTCGGAAATTCCTGCATGCGGGGCCGGGCTATGGCGGCTCCTGCTTTCCCAAGGACACGCTGGCCTTCGCGCGGTCGGCGCAGGATTTCGGCACGCCGCTGCGCCTGATCGAGACGACCATCGCGGTGAATGATTCGCGCAAGATGGCGATGGCCGACCGCGTCATCCGTGCCTGCGGCGGGAATGTGGACGGCAAGGTCATCGCCATCCTGGGCCTGACCTTCAAGCCCGAGACGGATGACATGCGCGATGCTCCCTCGCTTGAGATCATCCCGCGCCTCGTGGCCGCCGGCGCGCATATCCGCGCGCATGATCCGGAGGGCATGGATGCCGCGCGCCGCCTGCTGCCGGCCACGGTGGAATACACCTCGGGCGCGCTGAACGCGGCCCAGGGGGCGGATGCCGTCGTTTTGTTGACCGAGTGGAACGAATACCGCAACATCGCCCCCACCAAGCTGCGCAACATGATGCGCGGAGACCTGCTGCTGGATCTGCGCAATGTCTATGACCCGCCGGCCATGCGCGAGGCGGGCTTCACCTACCACTCCATCGGACGGCCGTGA
- the kdsA gene encoding 3-deoxy-8-phosphooctulonate synthase encodes MPASPITIGPVAFASHLPIALIAGPCQMESREHALEMAAALKDIAARRGIGLIYKTSFDKANRTSGQAPRGMGLEAALPVFAEIRDRLGLPCLTDVHEAAHCAAVAPVVDVLQIPAFLCRQTDLLLAAAATGRAVNVKKGQFLAPWDMKHVAAKITGAGNPRVLLTERGTSFGYNTLVSDMRGLPVMAEETGLPVIFDATHSVQQPGGQGGASGGQRQFVETLSRAAVAVGVAGLFIETHEDPDRAPSDGPNMVPLARFEALITRLQALDAVVKGWAA; translated from the coding sequence ATGCCCGCCTCTCCCATCACCATCGGCCCGGTGGCCTTCGCCTCGCATCTGCCCATCGCGCTCATCGCCGGGCCCTGCCAGATGGAAAGCCGGGAACATGCGCTGGAGATGGCCGCGGCGCTGAAGGACATCGCCGCCCGGCGCGGCATCGGGCTGATCTACAAGACCAGCTTCGACAAGGCGAACCGCACCTCCGGCCAGGCGCCGCGCGGCATGGGGCTGGAGGCCGCCCTGCCCGTCTTCGCCGAAATCCGCGACCGCCTGGGCCTGCCCTGCCTGACCGATGTGCACGAAGCCGCCCATTGCGCGGCCGTGGCCCCGGTGGTGGATGTGCTGCAGATCCCGGCCTTCCTCTGCCGCCAGACCGACCTTCTGCTGGCCGCCGCCGCCACGGGCCGCGCGGTGAATGTGAAGAAGGGCCAGTTCCTCGCCCCCTGGGACATGAAGCATGTGGCGGCCAAGATCACGGGCGCCGGCAATCCGCGCGTGCTGCTGACCGAGCGCGGCACCTCCTTCGGCTACAACACCCTGGTCTCGGACATGCGGGGCCTGCCCGTGATGGCGGAGGAGACGGGGCTGCCCGTGATCTTCGACGCCACCCATTCGGTGCAGCAGCCTGGCGGCCAGGGCGGCGCCTCGGGCGGTCAGCGGCAATTCGTGGAAACCCTGTCGCGCGCGGCCGTGGCCGTGGGCGTGGCCGGCCTCTTCATCGAGACCCATGAAGATCCTGATCGCGCGCCCTCCGACGGCCCCAACATGGTGCCGCTGGCGCGGTTCGAGGCGCTGATCACCCGCCTCCAGGCGCTCGATGCCGTGGTGAAGGGCTGGGCCGCGTGA
- a CDS encoding 3-deoxy-manno-octulosonate cytidylyltransferase, whose protein sequence is MSRPLVLIPARMSATRLPGKPLAEIGGLPMIVQVLHRAQEADLGPVVVATDSAEVADVVRAAGGKAQMTAAHHPSGSDRIHEAVTQLDPEGRHDLVVNVQGDLPLIAPRAIRAVLEVMDPPEVALGTLVAPITREEERTASSVVKMVGTERAPGRFRCLYFTRATAPWGEGPLWHHIGLYAWRRDALARFVALPPSPLEQREKLEQLRALENGMRVDAAVVDDIPLGVDTPEDLARARALWEARA, encoded by the coding sequence GTGAGCCGCCCCCTCGTCCTCATCCCCGCGCGCATGAGTGCCACCCGCCTGCCCGGCAAGCCGCTCGCCGAGATCGGCGGCCTGCCCATGATAGTGCAGGTGCTGCACCGCGCCCAGGAGGCCGATCTCGGCCCCGTGGTGGTGGCGACCGACAGCGCGGAGGTGGCGGATGTGGTGCGCGCCGCCGGCGGCAAGGCGCAAATGACCGCGGCCCACCACCCCTCCGGCAGCGACCGCATCCATGAGGCCGTGACGCAGCTCGACCCCGAGGGCCGCCACGACCTGGTCGTGAACGTGCAGGGCGACCTGCCTCTCATCGCCCCTCGCGCCATTCGCGCGGTGCTGGAGGTGATGGACCCGCCCGAGGTGGCACTCGGCACGCTGGTCGCCCCCATCACGCGCGAGGAGGAGCGGACCGCTTCCTCCGTCGTGAAGATGGTGGGGACCGAGCGCGCGCCCGGCCGCTTCCGCTGCCTCTACTTCACCCGCGCCACCGCCCCCTGGGGCGAGGGCCCGCTGTGGCACCATATCGGCCTCTATGCCTGGCGGCGGGATGCGCTGGCGCGTTTCGTCGCCCTGCCGCCCTCGCCCCTCGAACAGCGTGAGAAGCTGGAACAGCTCCGCGCGCTGGAGAATGGCATGCGGGTGGACGCGGCGGTGGTGGACGACATCCCCCTCGGCGTGGACACGCCCGAGGACCTGGCACGCGCCCGCGCCCTGTGGGAGGCCCGCGCATGA
- a CDS encoding KpsF/GutQ family sugar-phosphate isomerase — protein MSPLDTPIGQRLRESALRTIELEAAGLNALRAALEDELGARLVAAVQMMLRRKGRCVVTGMGKSGHVARKIAATLASTGTAALYVHPGEASHGDLGMIVPEDVVLALSWSGDTPELATIIAYARRFDVSLIGITSRAESQLGSAADYPLILPSSAEACPNGLAPTTSTTMQMALGDAFAMCLLEARGFSASDFRVFHPGGKLGAQLLRAADLMQSGDNLPLLGPEAMLSEAIVAMTSRRSGIGGVVGAEGELLGVITDGDIRRAFNQGFVDRKVTEVMTATPTIARLDSLAPELVTLMNTRAITSMFVMDQRRPVGILHLHDLLRAGVV, from the coding sequence ATGAGCCCGCTCGACACCCCGATCGGCCAGCGCCTGCGCGAGAGCGCCCTTCGCACCATCGAGCTGGAGGCCGCGGGGCTGAACGCCCTGCGCGCGGCGCTGGAAGACGAGCTGGGCGCGCGCCTCGTCGCCGCCGTGCAGATGATGCTGCGCCGCAAGGGGCGCTGCGTGGTCACCGGCATGGGCAAGTCCGGCCATGTGGCGCGCAAGATCGCGGCGACGCTGGCCTCCACCGGCACGGCGGCCCTCTACGTCCATCCGGGCGAGGCGAGCCACGGCGACCTCGGCATGATCGTGCCCGAGGATGTGGTCCTGGCCCTCTCCTGGTCGGGCGACACGCCTGAACTGGCGACCATCATCGCCTATGCGCGGCGCTTCGACGTCTCGCTCATCGGCATCACCTCGCGCGCCGAAAGCCAGCTGGGCAGTGCGGCGGACTATCCGCTGATCCTGCCCTCCTCGGCCGAGGCCTGCCCGAACGGCCTGGCGCCCACCACCAGCACCACCATGCAGATGGCGCTGGGCGATGCCTTCGCCATGTGCCTCCTGGAGGCGCGGGGCTTCTCGGCCTCCGATTTTCGGGTCTTTCATCCTGGCGGCAAGCTCGGCGCGCAGTTGCTGCGCGCGGCGGATCTGATGCAGAGCGGCGACAACCTGCCGCTGCTTGGCCCGGAGGCGATGCTGTCGGAGGCGATCGTGGCCATGACATCGCGCCGCTCTGGCATCGGCGGCGTGGTGGGGGCGGAGGGGGAATTGCTCGGCGTCATCACCGATGGCGACATCCGTCGCGCCTTCAACCAAGGGTTCGTGGACCGCAAGGTCACGGAGGTGATGACGGCGACACCCACCATCGCGCGGCTGGATTCACTGGCGCCGGAGCTGGTGACGCTGATGAACACGCGGGCCATTACCTCCATGTTCGTGATGGACCAGCGCCGCCCCGTGGGCATTTTGCACCTGCATGACCTGTTGCGTGCTGGTGTTGTCTAG
- a CDS encoding glycosyltransferase family 2 protein yields the protein MPCLNEAETLALCIREAQDFLARSGIAGEVLIADNGSTDGSQEIAQRLGARVVPITERGYGAALRGGIAAARGRFVIMGDSDNSYDFANLDGFVAELRAGADLVMGNRFRGGIEKGAMPFLHRYLGNPVLSFIGRLLFRVPAGDFHCGLRGFSRARIMELGLTTPGMEFASEMVVRAALARYRIVEVPTRLRPDGRSRPPHLRTWRDGWRHLRFLLFYSPRWLFLYPGLLLLGLGALVSGLLFPGPLRVAGVTFDMHSFMAGCLAVLVGLQVVTFAVISKQVGVRRGYLPPPTGLDARLLGLMNFERGLILGAFLVLLGGAGMADTLTDWVGRGLGPLEDPRSPRLFLASMTVLVAGIQLAFTASLASIIEMAQPARR from the coding sequence ATGCCCTGCCTCAACGAGGCGGAGACGCTGGCGCTGTGCATCCGCGAGGCACAGGATTTCCTCGCGCGCAGCGGCATCGCGGGCGAGGTTCTGATAGCCGACAATGGCAGCACCGATGGCTCGCAGGAGATCGCGCAGCGCCTAGGGGCGCGCGTGGTCCCCATCACGGAGCGCGGCTATGGCGCGGCGCTGCGCGGAGGCATCGCGGCGGCGCGGGGCCGCTTCGTCATCATGGGCGACAGCGACAATTCCTATGACTTCGCAAACCTCGACGGCTTCGTGGCGGAGCTGCGCGCGGGGGCGGACCTCGTCATGGGCAACCGCTTCCGCGGCGGCATCGAGAAGGGCGCCATGCCCTTCCTGCACCGCTATCTGGGCAACCCGGTGCTGAGCTTCATCGGAAGGCTGCTCTTCCGCGTGCCGGCGGGCGACTTCCATTGCGGGCTGCGCGGCTTCTCCCGCGCGCGCATCATGGAACTCGGCCTGACCACGCCGGGGATGGAATTCGCCTCAGAGATGGTGGTGCGTGCCGCCCTGGCCCGCTACCGCATCGTGGAGGTGCCCACGCGGCTGCGCCCCGATGGCCGGTCGCGTCCGCCGCACCTGCGCACCTGGCGCGATGGCTGGCGGCACCTGCGCTTCCTGCTGTTCTATTCGCCGCGCTGGCTGTTCCTGTATCCGGGGCTGCTCCTGCTGGGATTGGGCGCGCTGGTTTCGGGACTGCTCTTCCCCGGCCCGCTGCGGGTCGCGGGCGTCACCTTCGACATGCACTCCTTCATGGCGGGGTGTCTTGCCGTTCTGGTGGGGCTGCAGGTGGTGACCTTCGCCGTGATCTCGAAGCAGGTCGGCGTGCGGCGCGGCTACCTGCCGCCACCCACCGGGCTGGATGCGCGGTTGCTCGGACTGATGAACTTCGAACGCGGACTGATCCTGGGCGCCTTCCTGGTCCTGCTGGGCGGCGCGGGCATGGCCGATACGCTGACCGATTGGGTGGGGCGCGGCCTCGGGCCCCTGGAGGATCCACGTTCCCCCCGCCTCTTCCTCGCCTCGATGACGGTGCTGGTGGCGGGGATCCAGTTGGCTTTCACCGCCTCGCTGGCCAGCATCATCGAGATGGCGCAGCCCGCGCGGCGCTGA
- a CDS encoding alpha-D-ribose 1-methylphosphonate 5-triphosphate diphosphatase — translation MSWRITGGQVLREGRLVPGELHLSGDTIAEGGAGRGFDATGLCVMPGLVDIHGDAHERAIQPRPGVAFPTDFALRDAAAQCLASGITTACLGVTLSWEPGLRSVETFRATLDALAKPPPGTDLLVHLRFEADNLDAEPDALAAISAGRVHVLGFNDHTPGIVKKLSNPKELGKYAGRAGVGEAEFEALALRAKSRRGEVPESRARMAAACRAAGLPMLSHDDATLDQRAKFRALGAHICEFPMAEAVAEDARAHAEPVVMGAPNVVRGGSHLGWASAAPLAERGLVTVLASDYHWPALLAAPFRMAARGVMTLAQAWALVSENPARALGLNDRGRIAPGLRGDLALVTPDGSLAAVFLGGEPAWIAPSAAARFG, via the coding sequence ATGAGCTGGCGCATCACCGGCGGCCAGGTGCTGCGCGAGGGCCGGCTCGTCCCGGGCGAGCTGCATCTCTCCGGCGATACCATCGCCGAGGGGGGCGCGGGGCGGGGCTTCGACGCCACGGGCCTGTGCGTCATGCCGGGCCTGGTGGACATCCATGGCGACGCGCATGAACGCGCGATCCAGCCACGTCCTGGCGTCGCCTTCCCCACCGATTTCGCGCTGCGTGACGCCGCCGCGCAATGCTTGGCCTCGGGCATCACCACGGCCTGCCTGGGGGTGACGCTGTCCTGGGAGCCGGGGCTGCGTTCGGTCGAGACCTTCCGGGCCACCCTCGACGCCCTGGCCAAGCCCCCGCCGGGCACGGACCTCCTCGTCCACCTGCGCTTCGAGGCCGACAACCTGGACGCGGAGCCCGACGCCCTGGCCGCCATCTCCGCCGGCCGCGTGCATGTGCTGGGCTTCAACGACCACACGCCCGGCATCGTAAAGAAGCTCTCCAACCCCAAGGAACTCGGCAAATATGCCGGCCGCGCGGGCGTGGGCGAGGCGGAGTTCGAGGCGCTGGCGCTGCGCGCCAAGTCCCGCCGCGGCGAGGTGCCGGAAAGCCGCGCCCGCATGGCCGCCGCCTGCCGCGCGGCGGGCTTGCCCATGCTGAGCCATGACGATGCCACGCTCGACCAACGCGCAAAGTTCCGCGCCCTCGGCGCCCATATCTGCGAATTCCCCATGGCCGAGGCCGTTGCCGAAGACGCGCGCGCCCATGCCGAGCCCGTGGTGATGGGTGCGCCCAATGTGGTGCGCGGCGGCAGCCATCTGGGCTGGGCCAGCGCCGCGCCGCTGGCCGAGCGCGGCCTCGTCACCGTGCTGGCCTCCGACTACCACTGGCCGGCGCTGCTGGCGGCCCCCTTCCGCATGGCGGCGCGCGGGGTGATGACGCTGGCGCAGGCCTGGGCGCTGGTGTCGGAGAATCCGGCGCGGGCGCTGGGTCTGAACGACCGCGGACGGATCGCACCCGGGCTGCGCGGCGATTTGGCACTCGTCACGCCGGATGGGTCGCTCGCGGCTGTCTTCCTGGGCGGCGAACCCGCCTGGATCGCGCCATCCGCCGCCGCGCGCTTCGGCTGA
- the phnF gene encoding phosphonate metabolism transcriptional regulator PhnF yields the protein MTPDPYPLQRGAGLALWRQIAASLEATIRDGTHRPGARLPTEAELSARFAVNRHTIRRAMEELEGRGLVRIEQGRGSFVAEDVLDYPLGPRTRFSEIIRAQNREPAGRVLRMAEVPPEARIAELLGLRRGRTVLQVERLALADGRPLAIGLHHFPAQRFPQMAALLREDASISRALAACGVPDYRRKSTRITARMPTAEEAALLQQSRARPLLVSEALNIDSEGEPVDATITRYAAGRAQLVVEP from the coding sequence GTGACACCTGATCCCTATCCCCTTCAGCGCGGCGCCGGTCTCGCGCTGTGGCGGCAGATCGCGGCCAGCCTCGAAGCCACCATCCGCGACGGCACGCACCGCCCTGGCGCGCGCCTGCCCACCGAGGCCGAGCTCTCGGCCCGCTTCGCGGTGAACCGCCACACCATCCGCCGCGCCATGGAGGAGCTGGAGGGCAGGGGCCTCGTCCGCATCGAGCAGGGGCGCGGCAGCTTCGTGGCCGAGGATGTGCTGGACTACCCGCTCGGCCCCCGCACCCGCTTCAGCGAGATCATCCGCGCGCAGAACCGCGAACCGGCGGGCCGCGTGCTGCGGATGGCCGAGGTGCCGCCCGAGGCGCGAATCGCAGAATTGCTCGGCCTGCGCCGCGGCCGCACCGTGCTGCAGGTGGAGCGCCTGGCCCTGGCCGATGGAAGGCCGCTGGCCATCGGCCTGCACCACTTCCCCGCCCAGCGCTTCCCGCAGATGGCCGCCCTGCTGCGCGAGGACGCCTCCATCAGCCGCGCGCTGGCCGCCTGCGGCGTGCCCGACTACCGCCGCAAATCGACCCGCATCACCGCCCGCATGCCCACCGCCGAGGAGGCTGCCCTGCTCCAGCAATCCCGTGCCCGCCCGCTGCTCGTCAGCGAGGCGCTCAACATCGACAGCGAGGGCGAGCCCGTGGACGCCACCATCACCCGATATGCCGCCGGCCGCGCCCAGCTGGTGGTCGAGCCATGA
- the phnG gene encoding phosphonate C-P lyase system protein PhnG translates to MMDRPSWMAVLARATEAEIEAALAGAPPLPPHRRVRGPEVGLTMLRGRAGGDGAVFNLSEATVARCTVALEDGTLGHGWRLGRSKRAAEWAAVLDALLQGEARRAEWLERVVTPLAEAQRAATARDARRTAATEVRFATLAAMR, encoded by the coding sequence ATGATGGACCGCCCCTCCTGGATGGCCGTGCTGGCCCGCGCCACCGAAGCCGAGATCGAGGCCGCCCTCGCCGGCGCCCCGCCCCTGCCCCCGCATCGCCGCGTGCGCGGCCCCGAGGTGGGGCTGACCATGCTGCGCGGTCGCGCCGGCGGCGATGGCGCCGTCTTCAACCTGAGCGAAGCCACCGTCGCGCGCTGCACCGTGGCGCTGGAGGATGGCACGCTCGGCCATGGCTGGCGGCTGGGTCGCAGCAAGCGCGCCGCCGAATGGGCCGCCGTGCTGGACGCGCTGTTGCAGGGCGAGGCAAGGCGGGCCGAATGGCTGGAACGGGTGGTGACGCCCCTGGCCGAGGCCCAGCGCGCCGCCACCGCCCGCGACGCCCGCCGCACCGCCGCGACCGAGGTGCGCTTCGCCACCCTGGCGGCCATGCGATGA
- the phnH gene encoding phosphonate C-P lyase system protein PhnH, with the protein MKPAFSDPVLDAQAGFRALMEAMARPGRIQQVIPPPELPAGLEAAAAAAILTLADAETPLWTDAGEEARAWITFHTGAPLVAEAGSAMLLLNTGATMPALATLHAGQDETPQDGATLIRQVTGLAEGSGWRLTGPGIQREHRLSATGMPADFPAQWRANAARFPCGVDVVLCAGGRLAALPRSVALREGG; encoded by the coding sequence ATGAAGCCCGCCTTCTCAGACCCCGTCCTCGACGCCCAGGCCGGCTTCCGCGCGCTGATGGAGGCCATGGCCCGGCCGGGCCGGATCCAGCAGGTCATTCCGCCGCCCGAACTGCCGGCCGGGCTGGAAGCCGCCGCCGCCGCCGCCATCCTGACGCTGGCCGATGCCGAGACGCCGCTCTGGACAGATGCGGGCGAGGAGGCCCGCGCCTGGATCACCTTCCACACTGGGGCACCGCTGGTGGCGGAGGCGGGTTCCGCCATGCTGCTGCTGAACACCGGGGCCACCATGCCCGCACTGGCCACGCTGCACGCGGGCCAGGACGAGACGCCGCAGGACGGCGCCACGCTCATCCGCCAGGTCACGGGGCTGGCGGAGGGGTCGGGCTGGCGGCTGACGGGGCCGGGCATCCAGCGCGAGCATCGCCTGTCCGCCACGGGCATGCCCGCGGATTTCCCCGCGCAATGGCGCGCCAATGCGGCGCGCTTCCCTTGCGGCGTGGATGTGGTGCTCTGCGCGGGGGGCCGGTTGGCCGCGTTGCCGCGCAGCGTGGCGCTCAGGGAGGGTGGCTGA
- a CDS encoding carbon-phosphorus lyase complex subunit PhnI yields the protein MYVAVKGGDAAIAAAHAWLAEQRRGNTALPELSAAQLQEQLGLAVDRVMAEGSCHDRELAALAIKQARGDLIEAAFLLRAYRNTLTRFPAAEPVDTGAMRVRRRISATYKDMPGGQVLGPTFDYTHRLLDFALLAEGEAPPPPKRPKPRARPCRASVTSWRRRG from the coding sequence ATGTATGTCGCGGTCAAGGGCGGCGATGCGGCCATCGCCGCCGCCCATGCCTGGCTGGCCGAGCAGCGGCGCGGGAACACCGCCCTGCCCGAGCTCTCCGCGGCACAGCTTCAGGAACAGCTGGGCCTCGCGGTGGACCGCGTGATGGCGGAAGGCAGCTGCCATGACCGGGAGCTGGCGGCACTGGCCATCAAGCAGGCGCGCGGCGACCTGATCGAGGCCGCCTTCCTGCTGCGCGCCTACCGCAACACCCTGACGCGCTTCCCGGCGGCCGAGCCGGTGGACACGGGGGCCATGCGCGTGCGCCGGCGCATCAGCGCCACCTACAAGGACATGCCTGGCGGTCAGGTTCTGGGCCCGACCTTCGACTACACCCACCGCCTGCTGGACTTCGCGCTGCTGGCGGAAGGCGAGGCGCCACCGCCCCCGAAGAGGCCGAAGCCACGGGCGCGCCCATGCCGCGCGTCAGTGACATCCTGGCGCAGGAGGGGCTGA
- a CDS encoding carbon-phosphorus lyase complex subunit PhnI: MPRVSDILAQEGLMRREPPGDDAPPPDLTRDPLPFPAPRALRLQSLARGDEGFLLGLGYSTQRGYGNAHPFVAELRMGEVEVLITPPELGFPISLGEITVTECQMVNQFAGQADTPPQFTRGYGLSLGHSERKAMAMALVDRALMARDLGEEVTAPAQDHEFVLLHADNVEATGFVEHLKLPHHVDFQSELEKLRSIRARWEAARGGSAEAAE; the protein is encoded by the coding sequence ATGCCGCGCGTCAGTGACATCCTGGCGCAGGAGGGGCTGATGCGCCGCGAACCACCCGGCGACGATGCCCCGCCGCCCGACCTGACGCGCGACCCCCTGCCCTTCCCCGCCCCGCGCGCGCTGCGCCTGCAATCGCTCGCGCGCGGCGATGAGGGCTTCCTGCTGGGCCTCGGCTATTCCACCCAGCGCGGCTACGGCAACGCCCATCCCTTCGTGGCCGAGCTGCGCATGGGTGAGGTGGAGGTGTTGATCACCCCGCCGGAGCTGGGCTTTCCCATCAGCCTGGGCGAGATCACCGTGACCGAATGCCAGATGGTGAACCAGTTCGCGGGCCAGGCCGACACGCCGCCGCAATTCACCCGCGGCTACGGGCTCTCGCTCGGCCACAGCGAGCGCAAGGCGATGGCCATGGCGCTGGTGGACCGCGCCCTGATGGCGCGCGACCTGGGCGAGGAGGTCACGGCCCCCGCCCAGGACCACGAATTCGTGCTGCTGCACGCGGACAATGTGGAGGCGACGGGCTTCGTGGAACATCTCAAGCTGCCGCACCACGTGGATTTCCAAAGCGAGCTGGAGAAGCTGCGGAGCATCCGCGCGCGCTGGGAAGCGGCGCGGGGCGGCAGCGCGGAGGCGGCGGAATGA